The following are encoded together in the Adhaeribacter arboris genome:
- the gldG gene encoding gliding motility-associated ABC transporter substrate-binding protein GldG, with the protein MVTEQNNSATKTRKSRDITQYLVLTGLIILLNFLSGFYFYRYDLTEDKRYTMAPATRRLLQNLPQPVHVDVYLAGEFPTGFKRLQAAVRETLEELRIYSSNFSYSFIDPSAGTDLKKRNQLYTNLALKGIQPTNLFAMEGDKKVEKLVFPGAIVTAAGKEEPVMLLKGNQAASPDERLNQSIEGLEFELASAIRKLASTNRKRIGLVDGHGELNNLEAADFITSLQKYYDVYRVDLNKVPSLQSLSALIVARPVRPFREVEKYKLDQFIMQGGKALFFLDAINVALDSIRPQGYFALPYNLNLDDLLFKYGVRVNANLVQDINSGQIPVVTGRYGNQPQTQLMNWRYFPLINTFSQHPLTRNLDAVYGKFLSTMDSVRVKSIRKTPLLFTSRYTKILAPPITVSLNEARVNIKPSLYNKGPQAVGYLLEGNFPSLFTNRPLPAGLPANTSPGVTTGKPTTIIVFSDGDLIRNEVNPKNNQPYELGYDRFMRTRFANKDLVMNAVEYLLDESGLINVRSKQITLRPLDRIRIKEERQRWQILNLVGPLILLVFFGIGKYYRRQRKYARL; encoded by the coding sequence ATGGTAACGGAACAAAATAACTCTGCTACCAAAACTCGGAAAAGCCGGGATATTACCCAATATCTGGTATTAACCGGATTGATTATTCTTCTAAATTTTTTATCGGGATTTTATTTTTATCGCTATGATTTAACCGAAGATAAACGCTATACCATGGCGCCGGCTACCCGCCGATTATTGCAGAATTTGCCCCAACCGGTACACGTAGATGTCTACTTAGCGGGGGAATTTCCAACGGGTTTTAAACGCTTGCAAGCGGCCGTTCGTGAAACTTTAGAAGAATTACGGATTTATTCCTCTAATTTTTCTTACTCCTTCATTGACCCAAGTGCGGGTACCGACTTAAAAAAACGAAATCAGCTGTATACCAACCTGGCTTTAAAGGGTATTCAACCAACTAATTTGTTTGCCATGGAAGGGGACAAGAAAGTAGAAAAGCTGGTTTTTCCGGGAGCCATTGTAACGGCGGCCGGAAAAGAGGAACCCGTTATGCTGCTGAAAGGCAATCAGGCGGCTTCGCCGGATGAGCGGTTAAATCAATCCATTGAAGGGTTAGAATTTGAACTAGCTTCGGCTATTCGGAAACTAGCCAGTACTAACCGGAAACGCATTGGTCTGGTAGATGGCCATGGCGAACTTAACAACCTGGAAGCTGCTGATTTTATCACTTCGCTGCAAAAATATTACGATGTTTACCGGGTAGATTTAAATAAAGTACCCAGTCTGCAATCGTTAAGCGCTCTAATAGTAGCCCGCCCGGTACGACCTTTCAGGGAAGTAGAAAAGTATAAATTAGACCAATTTATCATGCAGGGCGGTAAAGCACTCTTTTTTCTAGATGCTATTAACGTTGCATTGGATAGTATCCGGCCGCAAGGCTATTTTGCTTTGCCTTACAACCTGAACCTCGATGATTTATTGTTTAAGTACGGGGTGCGGGTAAATGCCAATTTAGTGCAGGATATAAATTCAGGGCAAATTCCGGTAGTAACCGGGCGATACGGGAACCAACCCCAAACCCAATTAATGAACTGGCGCTACTTTCCGCTAATTAATACTTTTAGTCAGCATCCACTTACCCGAAATTTGGATGCCGTTTATGGAAAATTCTTGAGTACGATGGATAGTGTACGGGTAAAAAGTATCCGGAAAACGCCCTTACTATTTACCTCGCGTTACACTAAAATTTTAGCCCCGCCAATAACTGTTAGTTTAAACGAAGCGCGGGTTAACATAAAACCATCTTTGTATAACAAGGGACCGCAAGCAGTCGGGTATTTACTCGAAGGTAATTTTCCCTCTTTATTCACTAATCGGCCTTTGCCAGCTGGTTTGCCGGCCAATACTTCACCCGGGGTTACTACCGGTAAACCCACTACAATAATTGTTTTTTCTGATGGTGATTTAATCCGGAACGAAGTGAACCCGAAAAACAACCAACCCTACGAATTGGGTTACGATCGGTTTATGCGTACCCGCTTTGCCAATAAGGATTTGGTGATGAACGCAGTAGAATACCTGCTTGATGAATCCGGATTAATTAATGTTCGTTCTAAACAAATTACTTTGCGGCCGCTCGACCGAATTCGGATAAAAGAAGAACGTCAGCGCTGGCAAATTCTTAATTTAGTAGGGCCATTAATTTTACTGGTGTTTTTTGGCATTGGTAAATATTACCGCCGTCAGCGCAAGTACGCCCGCCTGTGA
- the dnaN gene encoding DNA polymerase III subunit beta, with translation MKFIVSSSALLKQLQSINGVVANNPVVPILENFLFEIQDGTLTITASDLETSMITELHVEAKENGRIAAPARILLETLKNLPDQPVTFTLDEETYTIELSSANGRYKLSGENATDFPKVPAVKSQSSIEVPSNVLARAINKTIFAVSTDELRPAMTGIFVQLTDSNITFVATDGHRLLRYRRNDVAPGDSASIIIPRKAFTLLKSTLPAEPTSVRVEFNSSNASFSFDNIRLVCRLIDERYPDYENVIPMKNPNKLNIDRYDLLSSVKRISIYSNKTTHQVRLKLAGSELQISAEDLDFSNEANERLACQYEGEDMEIGFNAKFLLEMLNNIDSDEVNLELSTPNRAGLLMPTNNDDNENILMLVMPVMLNNYV, from the coding sequence ATGAAATTTATTGTATCGTCTTCCGCTTTATTAAAACAGCTACAGAGCATAAACGGGGTAGTAGCCAATAACCCGGTAGTCCCAATTTTAGAAAATTTTCTCTTTGAGATTCAGGATGGTACGTTAACAATTACCGCTTCTGATTTAGAAACTTCCATGATTACGGAGTTACACGTAGAAGCTAAAGAAAATGGCCGGATTGCTGCTCCTGCCCGAATATTGCTCGAAACCCTTAAAAATTTACCCGATCAACCCGTTACTTTCACCCTCGACGAAGAAACGTACACCATTGAATTAAGCTCGGCCAACGGACGATACAAGCTTTCCGGCGAAAACGCTACTGATTTTCCGAAAGTGCCGGCCGTAAAAAGCCAAAGTTCCATCGAGGTGCCTTCTAATGTATTAGCCCGCGCCATCAATAAAACTATTTTTGCGGTAAGCACCGACGAACTTCGCCCGGCTATGACGGGTATCTTTGTGCAGCTTACCGATAGCAATATAACTTTTGTGGCTACCGATGGACACCGTTTACTGCGCTACCGCCGGAACGATGTTGCTCCCGGCGATTCGGCTTCTATTATTATTCCCCGGAAGGCTTTTACTTTGCTTAAATCTACTTTACCCGCCGAACCTACTTCGGTGCGGGTAGAATTTAATAGTTCCAATGCCTCCTTTAGTTTCGACAATATACGGTTGGTTTGTCGCTTAATTGATGAACGTTATCCGGATTACGAAAACGTAATTCCGATGAAAAACCCGAATAAGCTGAATATTGACCGGTATGATTTATTAAGTTCGGTTAAACGAATTTCCATTTACTCGAATAAAACCACGCACCAGGTACGTTTAAAATTAGCGGGCAGTGAACTGCAGATTTCCGCCGAAGACTTAGATTTCTCCAACGAAGCCAACGAGCGTTTGGCTTGCCAATACGAAGGGGAAGACATGGAAATTGGCTTTAATGCTAAGTTCTTGCTGGAGATGCTCAACAATATTGATTCCGACGAAGTAAACTTAGAACTTTCTACTCCCAACCGGGCCGGTTTGCTCATGCCAACCAATAACGACGATAACGAAAATATATTAATGTTGGTAATGCCGGTAATGTTAAATAACTACGTTTAA
- the gldC gene encoding gliding motility protein GldC, with protein sequence MKKSEIYFSIALDDQHVPEAISWRATDAGDTIHFAKAINIALWDRNEAGTMKIDLWTKDMPVEEMKYFYIDTIGAMAESLQRATNDNAMAQKMKNLCEELMKHVDDEQKNQPNA encoded by the coding sequence ATGAAAAAATCAGAAATATATTTTAGTATTGCCCTGGATGATCAACACGTTCCGGAAGCTATTTCGTGGCGGGCAACGGATGCCGGAGATACTATTCATTTTGCCAAAGCTATCAATATTGCTCTCTGGGATCGCAACGAAGCCGGTACCATGAAAATTGACCTTTGGACGAAAGATATGCCCGTAGAGGAGATGAAATATTTTTACATAGATACGATTGGCGCTATGGCCGAAAGTTTACAACGCGCTACCAACGATAACGCCATGGCACAAAAAATGAAAAATTTGTGCGAAGAACTAATGAAGCACGTGGACGACGAGCAAAAAAATCAACCAAATGCTTAA
- a CDS encoding DUF4890 domain-containing protein, producing the protein MKKFWMMTFLLWASVFGVQAQRQDKTETIKERADRLSDQMIRELRLNNFQAKRLREINQEKVSKMVEIEQKYANNPSLAEKNCQGVCRERDKELENFLSLDQYGQYYGNRSEFYKYDKDFAKSLGLSKSKKTSNPLSKSIGNNSTNTTASDPVLRPAINR; encoded by the coding sequence ATGAAAAAATTTTGGATGATGACCTTTCTACTTTGGGCTTCCGTTTTTGGAGTTCAAGCGCAAAGGCAAGATAAAACAGAAACAATTAAAGAACGGGCCGACCGGCTTTCGGACCAAATGATCCGGGAATTGCGTCTGAATAACTTCCAGGCGAAGCGGTTACGGGAAATAAACCAGGAAAAAGTGAGTAAGATGGTGGAGATTGAACAAAAATACGCGAACAATCCCAGCTTAGCAGAAAAGAACTGCCAGGGAGTTTGTCGGGAACGCGACAAAGAATTAGAAAACTTCTTGAGTTTAGACCAATACGGTCAATATTACGGTAACCGGTCAGAATTTTATAAATACGATAAAGATTTTGCGAAAAGCCTGGGTTTGTCTAAATCGAAAAAGACAAGTAATCCTTTAAGCAAATCAATTGGGAATAATTCTACCAACACCACAGCATCGGACCCGGTTTTAAGACCAGCAATTAATCGGTAA
- the dcd gene encoding dCTP deaminase encodes MILTDKEILAEMAKGNILIQPYDRNCLGTNSYDVHLGKHLATYKDDIIDARKHNEIIHFDIPETGYVLQPHTLYLGVTQEYTESHAHVPFLEGKSSVGRLGIDIHATAGKGDVGFCNTWTLEISVTQPVRIYAGMPIGQLIYFEVKGDIENFYNKKSNAKYTTRTDLPVESMMWKNKF; translated from the coding sequence ATGATATTAACCGATAAAGAAATACTAGCCGAAATGGCTAAAGGGAATATTCTCATTCAACCTTACGATCGTAATTGCCTCGGCACCAATTCCTACGATGTTCATTTAGGCAAGCACCTAGCTACCTATAAAGATGATATTATTGATGCCCGGAAACACAATGAAATCATTCATTTTGATATTCCGGAAACGGGTTATGTTTTGCAACCTCATACACTTTATCTAGGAGTTACTCAAGAATATACCGAATCGCACGCGCACGTACCTTTCTTGGAGGGAAAATCAAGTGTGGGCCGGTTAGGTATAGATATACACGCTACCGCCGGTAAAGGCGACGTAGGTTTCTGTAATACCTGGACCCTGGAAATTTCAGTTACCCAACCCGTACGGATTTACGCCGGCATGCCAATCGGGCAATTAATTTACTTCGAAGTTAAAGGCGATATTGAAAATTTTTACAATAAAAAATCCAACGCCAAGTATACTACCCGCACCGATTTACCCGTGGAGTCCATGATGTGGAAGAACAAATTTTAA
- a CDS encoding HepT-like ribonuclease domain-containing protein, which produces MLRLQEYLAEHEANSFQGNYRTLDAVIKKFEAIGQTIKNLAEEVITSYPDTPWEEMCRLRNRISLAYFGVDIKSFGALLSVTFLII; this is translated from the coding sequence ATGCTCCGCTTGCAGGAATACTTAGCAGAACATGAGGCTAATTCTTTCCAAGGAAATTACAGAACTCTGGATGCCGTAATTAAAAAATTTGAAGCAATAGGCCAAACGATTAAAAATTTGGCAGAAGAAGTAATAACCAGCTATCCAGACACTCCCTGGGAGGAAATGTGCAGATTAAGAAACAGAATCAGCCTTGCGTATTTTGGAGTTGATATTAAATCATTTGGCGCATTGCTATCAGTTACCTTTCTCATAATTTAG
- a CDS encoding Rpn family recombination-promoting nuclease/putative transposase — protein sequence MTEFTERYINPFTDYGFKKLFGEEPNKDLLLDFLNVLLKEEQGEIKNLTYLKSEHLGSSELDRKAIFDLYCENERGEKFIVELQKTKQNFFKDRTVYYSTFPIREQAKRADWNYELKAVYTIALLDFVFDEDENDPAKFRYDIKLTDTETKEVFYDKLTFIYLEMPKFNKTVEELDTRFDKWLYVIRNLNRLNKVPDKLRERIFEKLFETAEIARFTPEQVRSYEDSLKYYRDMKNSLDTAREEGLLEGIEKGIEKGIEKVAQNMLKKGIPFEVIAETTGLTEQQIETLKKKNEG from the coding sequence ATGACTGAATTTACAGAAAGATATATAAATCCATTTACCGATTACGGTTTTAAGAAACTGTTCGGGGAAGAACCGAACAAAGACCTGCTTCTTGACTTCTTAAACGTGCTCTTAAAAGAAGAACAAGGAGAAATAAAAAATTTAACGTACCTGAAAAGCGAACATTTAGGAAGCAGCGAATTAGATAGAAAAGCTATTTTCGACCTTTATTGTGAGAATGAAAGAGGCGAGAAGTTTATTGTGGAACTACAAAAAACCAAACAAAACTTCTTTAAAGACCGAACCGTTTATTATTCTACTTTCCCAATAAGAGAACAAGCTAAACGGGCCGACTGGAACTATGAATTAAAAGCGGTTTATACCATAGCCTTGCTGGACTTCGTTTTTGACGAAGATGAAAATGATCCGGCTAAATTCCGGTACGACATCAAGTTAACCGATACGGAAACCAAAGAAGTATTTTACGATAAGCTTACTTTTATTTACCTTGAAATGCCTAAATTCAACAAGACCGTTGAGGAACTGGACACCCGATTCGACAAGTGGTTGTATGTGATCCGTAACCTCAACCGTTTAAACAAAGTACCCGATAAGTTACGGGAACGTATTTTTGAGAAGCTCTTTGAAACAGCAGAAATAGCCCGGTTCACGCCGGAACAGGTTCGTTCTTATGAAGATAGTTTGAAATATTACCGGGACATGAAAAACTCACTGGATACGGCAAGGGAAGAAGGACTATTAGAGGGAATAGAAAAAGGAATAGAGAAAGGAATAGAGAAAGTTGCCCAAAACATGCTGAAAAAAGGGATTCCGTTTGAGGTAATTGCTGAAACTACGGGGTTGACAGAACAGCAGATAGAAACGTTGAAAAAGAAAAACGAGGGGTAA
- a CDS encoding YIP1 family protein, producing the protein MSQIVDNSNISIEEALQENVRWGKTIWFFTLQGVFAYFTLKQDYFLALKIDLPPLIISLIVIGFLYGCVSNFIMCYFVKLTGKFFNTEGSYKNILKAFSLAYLPHLYTVALIVLYLTIAHFFESSIIQENMIALIVIMPVLKIAIGILAIWTLVRLVKNLTVVQNITVGRAILNFLAASVLYVPIYYLLVMEW; encoded by the coding sequence ATGAGTCAAATTGTAGATAATTCAAATATAAGTATTGAAGAAGCACTTCAAGAAAATGTCCGTTGGGGAAAGACAATATGGTTCTTCACCTTGCAAGGTGTATTCGCCTACTTTACCTTAAAGCAAGACTATTTTCTTGCCTTAAAAATTGACTTGCCGCCACTTATCATATCGCTTATAGTTATTGGTTTTCTGTATGGTTGTGTGTCTAATTTTATCATGTGCTATTTTGTTAAGCTCACAGGCAAATTCTTTAATACAGAAGGTTCCTATAAAAATATCTTGAAAGCTTTTAGTCTTGCATACTTGCCTCATTTGTATACTGTTGCTCTGATAGTCTTATATTTGACAATTGCCCACTTTTTCGAAAGTAGTATCATTCAAGAAAACATGATAGCTCTCATTGTAATAATGCCTGTGTTGAAGATTGCAATTGGAATCTTGGCTATTTGGACGCTTGTACGTTTGGTAAAAAACTTAACGGTAGTTCAGAACATAACTGTGGGTAGGGCAATTCTTAATTTTTTAGCAGCATCAGTACTGTACGTACCAATTTACTATCTTCTAGTAATGGAGTGGTAA
- the hemL gene encoding glutamate-1-semialdehyde 2,1-aminomutase: protein MIQKSSNLFQRAQQVIPGGVNSPVRAFKAVGGNPLFMASAKGPYLFDEDGNQYLDFINSWGPMILGHACETVEKAVQDALGKSFSFGAPTRREVEMAELIVQMVPSLEKVRMVNSGTEATMSAIRVARGFTGKDKIIKFEGCYHGHGDSFLISAGSGAITLGVPDSPGVTKGVAQDTITVPFNNLAAVKVAVEANAGQIAAIILEPVVGNMGLVPPVKGFLQGLRDLCTQQNIVLIFDEVMTGFRLAKGGAQELYNVLPDMTTLGKIIGGGMPVGAYGGKKEIMDCVAPAGPVYQAGTLSGNPIAMAAGFAMLTYLNEHPEVYAYLENLTSKLVEGMQANLAKLNLAYTINRVGSMFSIFFTPDPVTDFESAKQSDLALFGQYFNSMLRQGIYLAPSQFESLFVSIALTDKLADQYIAANLAALQVIHQLA from the coding sequence ATGATTCAGAAAAGTTCAAATTTATTTCAGCGGGCTCAGCAAGTAATTCCGGGTGGGGTTAATTCGCCGGTGCGGGCTTTCAAAGCCGTGGGAGGCAACCCCCTATTTATGGCCTCCGCCAAAGGCCCTTATCTTTTTGATGAAGATGGCAACCAATACCTGGATTTTATTAATTCCTGGGGTCCGATGATTCTGGGCCATGCCTGTGAAACGGTAGAGAAAGCCGTACAAGATGCTTTAGGTAAATCTTTTTCGTTTGGTGCTCCTACCCGCCGCGAAGTAGAGATGGCGGAATTGATTGTTCAAATGGTACCTTCGTTAGAGAAAGTGCGCATGGTAAATTCTGGTACCGAAGCAACTATGTCGGCAATCCGGGTAGCTCGCGGGTTTACCGGCAAAGATAAAATTATCAAGTTTGAAGGTTGCTACCACGGCCACGGCGATTCTTTTTTGATTTCGGCGGGCAGCGGCGCAATTACCTTGGGTGTGCCGGATAGCCCGGGCGTTACCAAAGGCGTGGCGCAGGATACGATAACTGTACCATTTAATAACCTGGCAGCCGTAAAAGTTGCTGTTGAAGCCAATGCCGGTCAGATTGCTGCTATTATTCTGGAACCGGTGGTCGGCAATATGGGCCTGGTACCGCCGGTTAAAGGTTTTCTACAAGGTTTGCGCGACCTATGTACCCAGCAAAATATAGTTTTAATTTTTGACGAAGTAATGACCGGGTTCCGGTTAGCCAAAGGGGGCGCCCAGGAGTTGTACAACGTACTGCCGGATATGACTACTTTAGGGAAGATAATTGGCGGCGGCATGCCCGTTGGGGCATACGGTGGAAAAAAAGAAATTATGGACTGCGTAGCTCCGGCCGGGCCGGTGTACCAGGCGGGAACTCTTTCGGGTAATCCAATTGCCATGGCGGCTGGTTTTGCCATGCTCACGTATTTAAACGAACATCCCGAAGTTTACGCTTATTTGGAGAACCTGACGAGCAAACTGGTAGAAGGCATGCAGGCTAATCTGGCGAAACTAAATTTAGCTTATACCATCAACCGGGTAGGTTCCATGTTCAGCATTTTCTTTACGCCCGACCCGGTTACCGATTTTGAATCGGCGAAACAATCCGACTTGGCTTTGTTTGGGCAATATTTTAACAGTATGCTGCGTCAAGGCATTTACCTGGCACCTTCCCAATTCGAATCTTTGTTTGTATCCATCGCCTTAACGGATAAACTGGCCGATCAATACATTGCGGCTAATTTAGCTGCTCTCCAGGTAATTCACCAATTAGCTTAG
- a CDS encoding ABC transporter substrate-binding protein, with the protein MNKLCRYTFQAFWLLLFTSLLPVQAQTAADLGTKYENAKQLLTANKYQLAMKELQPLITANQPAYSPGAMYLYAVAAVKAKQYPEASQKLNLLKNAYSSWPNLAEAIFLEANIAFEQKDYERALSILESIKEKSLTTDATAMEYNYLNQISDKTMLQNLLNKYNDDKVLAQVYANKLIAGWYTAADKETLENLVKKFKLDKSKFDPNSLVGAKKNNFNVAVLLPFPQTEAEAKARRNQFVTDFYAGMLLAQDSLAIQQIQLNLFTYDAPADTNKIKATLQMPELASMDLIVGPVYKSANKIISQFTRQHNLNSINPLSEDLSLVKTSPNLYLFESSVTTRARQSAAFAYQNFPVKNTIILAETTKEDTSFANAYKREFERLGGKITLYKRFNPKITSAATLLSAIDLTTIGHLLLLSNTPSVAISTLSQLALTDATIPVITYPSWLNVNQISLNQFDNRNIYFIYPKFIDNTLPGPQQFRRKYAARFNVPPSIYAYSGFEMLYYFGQILQKYGRQFNSGLQNEGPVSGVVFQGIGYAGAQDNQYVPLLKMENLQLNVVNPIFR; encoded by the coding sequence ATGAATAAACTCTGCCGATATACCTTTCAGGCTTTTTGGCTGCTGCTATTTACCAGTTTGCTCCCCGTACAAGCCCAAACGGCTGCCGATTTGGGTACTAAATACGAAAACGCGAAACAACTACTAACGGCTAATAAATACCAATTGGCCATGAAAGAGTTGCAGCCGCTGATTACCGCGAATCAGCCGGCTTACTCGCCCGGGGCGATGTACTTATATGCTGTAGCAGCGGTTAAAGCAAAACAATACCCGGAAGCTAGTCAAAAATTAAATTTGCTCAAAAATGCTTATTCCTCCTGGCCTAACTTAGCCGAAGCAATATTTCTAGAGGCCAACATTGCTTTTGAACAGAAAGATTACGAACGGGCCCTTTCTATTCTGGAAAGCATTAAAGAAAAAAGTTTAACGACGGATGCTACTGCCATGGAATACAATTATCTGAATCAAATTTCAGATAAAACTATGCTTCAAAATTTATTGAATAAGTACAACGACGATAAAGTACTCGCCCAGGTGTATGCGAACAAGCTAATAGCCGGTTGGTATACCGCTGCAGATAAAGAAACTCTGGAAAATCTGGTAAAAAAGTTTAAGCTGGATAAAAGTAAATTCGACCCAAATAGTCTGGTTGGCGCTAAAAAAAATAATTTTAATGTAGCTGTGCTTCTACCCTTTCCGCAAACTGAAGCGGAAGCAAAAGCGCGTCGGAACCAATTTGTTACTGATTTTTACGCCGGCATGCTCTTGGCTCAAGATTCTTTAGCCATACAGCAAATTCAGCTTAATTTATTTACCTACGACGCTCCCGCCGATACCAACAAAATAAAAGCTACTCTGCAAATGCCCGAGTTGGCCAGCATGGATTTAATTGTGGGTCCGGTTTATAAATCAGCTAACAAAATTATCTCTCAGTTTACCCGGCAGCATAATCTTAATAGCATTAACCCTCTTTCCGAAGATTTAAGTTTGGTTAAAACCAGTCCTAACTTGTATTTATTTGAATCTTCGGTTACTACTCGGGCCAGGCAAAGTGCCGCTTTTGCTTACCAGAATTTTCCGGTTAAAAACACCATTATTCTGGCCGAAACAACTAAAGAAGATACATCTTTTGCCAATGCCTATAAACGCGAGTTTGAGCGGTTGGGCGGAAAAATTACACTGTATAAGAGATTTAATCCTAAAATTACCTCGGCGGCTACCCTGCTATCTGCTATTGATTTAACCACAATCGGACATTTGCTGCTGTTATCGAATACGCCTTCGGTAGCCATATCCACTCTAAGCCAATTAGCCCTCACGGATGCTACCATTCCTGTTATTACCTATCCTTCCTGGTTAAACGTGAATCAGATATCCTTAAATCAATTCGATAATCGTAATATTTATTTTATCTATCCTAAATTTATTGATAATACTCTTCCCGGGCCGCAGCAATTCCGGCGTAAGTACGCGGCGCGGTTTAACGTGCCGCCTTCCATTTATGCTTACTCCGGCTTCGAAATGCTGTATTATTTTGGACAAATACTACAGAAGTATGGCCGTCAATTTAACAGTGGTTTGCAGAACGAAGGACCTGTTTCGGGCGTTGTATTTCAGGGGATAGGATACGCAGGGGCTCAGGACAACCAATACGTGCCCTTATTAAAAATGGAGAACCTGCAGCTAAACGTGGTTAATCCCATTTTCCGATAA
- the guaA gene encoding glutamine-hydrolyzing GMP synthase has protein sequence MPEKILILDFGSQYTQLIARRVRELNVYCEIHPFNKVPALTPDIKGVILSGSPCSVRDEDHPNPNLDLYLGSVPVLGVCYGAQLMAYENGGEVIASTIREYGRARLSEVHATNRLLKEITIGTQVWMSHGDTIKHIPENFEILASTDTVAVAAYKIANQETYGIQFHPEVTHTTEGKTVLRNFVVHICGCQQDWTPDQFIETTVQELRDLIGNDKVVLGLSGGVDSSVAAMLIHQAIGKNLYCIFVDNGLLRQNEFQSVLDSYQHMGLNVKGVDAKANFYSALTGLTDPELKRKAIGRVFIEVFDEEAHQIEDVKWLAQGTIYPDVIESVSVKGPSVTIKSHHNVGGLPDYMKLKVVEPLKALFKDEVRLVGKTLNIDDLILSRHPFPGPGLAIRIIGDITPQKVHILQQVDHIFIQSLRTSGLYNEVWQAGAMLLPVQSVGVMGDERTYENVVALRAVTSVDGMTADWAHLPYEFLANVSNEIINKVKGVNRVVYDISSKPPATIEWE, from the coding sequence ATGCCAGAAAAAATTCTCATTCTCGATTTTGGTTCGCAATATACCCAGTTAATTGCCCGCCGGGTACGCGAACTCAACGTTTACTGCGAAATTCACCCCTTTAATAAAGTGCCCGCCTTAACGCCAGATATCAAAGGCGTAATCTTGTCCGGAAGTCCTTGTTCGGTACGCGACGAGGATCATCCTAATCCTAATTTAGATCTGTATTTAGGTTCTGTTCCGGTTCTGGGGGTATGTTACGGCGCTCAATTAATGGCCTACGAAAATGGCGGGGAGGTTATAGCTTCTACTATTCGCGAATATGGCCGGGCCCGCCTCAGCGAAGTACACGCCACGAACCGTTTATTAAAAGAAATTACCATCGGCACTCAGGTTTGGATGTCGCACGGCGATACGATCAAGCATATTCCGGAAAATTTTGAAATTTTAGCTTCCACCGATACCGTAGCGGTTGCCGCTTATAAAATTGCTAACCAGGAAACCTATGGAATTCAGTTCCACCCGGAGGTAACGCATACTACCGAAGGCAAAACCGTGCTGCGTAATTTTGTGGTGCACATCTGCGGTTGTCAGCAAGACTGGACCCCGGACCAGTTTATTGAAACTACCGTACAGGAATTGCGCGATTTAATTGGGAACGATAAAGTAGTCTTAGGATTATCGGGCGGGGTAGATTCATCGGTGGCGGCCATGCTGATTCACCAGGCCATTGGTAAGAACTTGTACTGTATTTTTGTGGATAATGGTTTACTCAGGCAAAACGAATTTCAAAGTGTGCTCGACTCGTACCAGCACATGGGTTTAAACGTAAAAGGGGTAGATGCCAAAGCTAACTTTTATTCCGCTCTGACCGGACTGACCGATCCCGAACTAAAACGTAAAGCCATTGGCCGGGTATTTATCGAGGTTTTCGACGAAGAAGCGCATCAGATTGAAGACGTAAAATGGTTGGCGCAGGGTACAATTTATCCCGATGTAATTGAATCTGTGTCGGTGAAAGGCCCGTCAGTTACGATTAAATCGCATCATAATGTTGGTGGATTGCCCGACTACATGAAATTGAAAGTTGTGGAACCGCTGAAAGCTTTGTTTAAAGATGAAGTTCGGCTGGTAGGAAAAACTTTAAACATCGACGACTTAATTCTGAGCCGCCACCCGTTCCCCGGCCCAGGTTTGGCTATCCGGATAATTGGCGACATCACCCCCCAGAAAGTACATATTTTACAACAAGTAGATCATATTTTTATTCAAAGCTTGCGTACAAGCGGTTTGTATAACGAAGTATGGCAAGCTGGGGCGATGCTTTTACCGGTGCAAAGCGTGGGCGTAATGGGCGACGAACGTACTTACGAAAACGTGGTAGCTTTACGGGCCGTTACCAGCGTAGATGGCATGACGGCCGATTGGGCTCACTTACCGTATGAATTTTTAGCTAACGTATCAAACGAAATTATTAACAAAGTAAAAGGCGTGAATCGTGTGGTGTACGATATTAGCTCTAAACCGCCGGCCACTATTGAATGGGAATAA